In the genome of Lentimicrobium sp. L6, the window AATTTTTGCCTTTCTATCCTGAGCTTGCAGTCCTATGCTAAAAAGAGCAAAAAGGATGATGATTGGGAAAGTATATATTTTCATATGATTATTTCTTCTTTTTAAAATCGCCTCTTCTCCAGGCTTTTACAAATTTATACCAAGCAATGGGATCTAAAACAGTGAGCGGAGGGCTTTGCCCATTATAATACATTTCATAAGAAACGCGCTTCATGTCCTCATCAAAATTATAAGCGGCACTAGTCTCATGAAAAATCACTTCTTTAGGCTGTTGAATAGCACTAATCTGAAGATTTTTCTTGGCTTGAACCACTTCGTCGTCTTCTATTTCATCATGAATAAAAGACTCCTTAAAATCCCTTTCATTAGCAGGCCAAGGATAAATTATGGTTTCAGCAAGTTCTAGAGTGTCCCTTCCCAATACCTGAATGATGGAATACCTTTCGGTTTCTACCATTTCTGGAATGATATAAAAGGAAGGTTCAAATCCTAAAGCGCTAAAACGAATTGTATCTTGTTCCTGAGCATAGAACGCAAAATATCCTTCTATAGTACTCATTGTTCCTAAATTTTTATTGACAATAATAATATTGGCATAGGAAACTGGTTTTAAACTGTCGTTTTCAACAATAACCCCAGAAAACAAGACTTTGTCTCGGTCTTGAGCTTGGGAGAGGGTAGTCACTAAGCTCAATAAAAATATGATAATATAATACCTCTGATTCATGGCTGGCAAATATAGAAAATATTGATCAGAGCTTTACTAGATAATCCATCAAGATATTGGATTTAAGAATGATTAAGATTGTGAATTCAATTGGCCTGCAGATTAGACCAATATAAGAACCGACAATCAACAAAAAAAGTGCTGCTTGAATGAACAAACAGCACGTTTTGAAATATCTTTACAGGAGTTTATGCGTTATAAAATCCTTTATCTTTTGCATCTTTTAAAGCAACGCTTATACCTTTTTTGTCGATAATGCGCATTCCTTTAGCAGATACCTTCAATGTAATGAATTTATCTTCCTCTGGAACATAGAACTTTTTAGTATGAAGATTTACTTGAAATTTTCTTCTAGTTTTATGATGAGAGTGAGAGACATGATTCCCTGTAATAACTTTCTTACCTGTAATTTCACAAATTTTAGACATCGCTTTAAATTTAATTCTTGTTTCCTAAAAACGGACTGCAAAATAAGTGATTATTTCTCAAATAAGCAAAGCATTTTATAAAAAAACATTCTGAAAACAATAGTCTTGGGTTTGTGGCTTTAAATATGTGTAAATCAGTGGTTAGTGGGTTTTTTTAACTGAGGTAGGGATATGTAGGTAAATTTATTTATTTTTGATTATATATTAATTATCTACCAATCATTCTTCAAAAGATAAACTCTGATAAAGAAAATTGCAGATACAGATAGGTTTTAAGCAGAAAGAAAGTATGAATATGTCATATAATATTGTCTGATTTACAGAAAAAAACGCATATGCAAAACAAATACATTTACAAACTAATGGCTTTATTGTTGGTCATTGGAATGGTTACTACAATGAGTTCCTGTGCCACTATTTTAGGTGGCAGGAAGAATACCATTAAGGTCAATGCAGGCTCTCCCTTAGCTGCAAAAGTATATCTTGATGGAGATTGTATTGGTGAAACTCCTTTTAAAACTCGTATAGAGAAACGGAAAATTCAAGAGGGGAGTTTGATAGAAATCAAGAAAGATGGCTATGAAACCCTGCGATATGAGGTGATTCGTTTTCCTCATGTTGGATATGTAATGCTCGATATTGTAACAGGTGTTATACCTTTAATTGTGGATGTTCTGGATGGAAATATCTATCGTCCAAACACACGAAATATTGAGTATGAATTAGTCCCTATTGCTCGAGATCATTCAAATTTGGAGACTGATAGCAAAACCAAAAACAATTAAGTCTATGAAAAAAGGTATACTTATACTCGTATCACTCTTTATACTTCATGGGCTAAATGCTCAGGATTATCAGAAGAGATTGGAAGATAAAAGAAATAAAGAAGATTATGGTTTTTATAATGTTATTGACGTGAAGCTGCATCATGGACGGTTTCTGAAGAATTCTGGAACCTTAGACGATATTATGGATAATCCCTATAATGCCTATGATATTAGAGTGGGTTTTCAATCTGATGGAAAGCGACAGAAATGGGACCAGTTATATGGATTTCCGGTTTATGGAGTCGGTTTTTGGTCTGGATTTTTTAAAGGTGGTGAGTTAGGGAATCCAAACGCACTTTATATGTTTATGCGTGCTCCCGTGTTAAAGGGTGGTAAGCTAAAGTGGAATTGGGAACTTGGAGTGGGCTTGTCCTATGGATTCACCAAATATGATCCCTATACAAATCCAGATCAACAGGTGATTGGTTCGGATCATAATGTTTATTTTAATGCTGCCACTGGTTTGACTTATGAGTTTGGAAAAAGATGGGATATCACTTTTGATTTTGATGTTTCTCATATGTCGAATGGCTCCACCAGAACCCCAAACTTGGGAATTAACCTTATGGGATTTGCCTTGGGAGGTCGTTATAATTTTAATCCAGTGAAAAATTATACTAAAGATATAGATGGTGAATATCAACCTGCAACTAGACCTGTATTTGAGAGAAAAGTGATTTCTAAATTCCAAAGACATTCTGAGATTATATTATTCGGAAGTATGGGAGGAAAGACTACTACTACTCAAATTTATGATGGGCCTACCTATTTTGTTGCTTCAGCTTCTGTGGATTATGCTTGGTGTTATCATCATGTTGGTAAAATCGGTATTGGTTTCGATGGATTTTATGAATCTGCCCTCAGAGATTATCCAGAAAAAATTGAAAATGCCAGTTTTGGTGATTTATCATACTATGGAATTCATATTGCTCATTATTTGAGAATGTACAGATTAACTCTTGTGACACAACTGGGGTATAATTTATCTTCTCATGTTAGTCATAAAGGAAATACTTATATCCAAGTTGGCGGAAGTTATGACTTAACAGAAAAATTGTTTTTCAGAGCGGCTTTAAAAACTAGAAATGGTGCTGTTGCTGACTTTATTGAGTGGGGAATGGGATATCGAATTCCTTTTGCTTATGGTAAGATGAGATAGGGGGGATTGTTTGGTGGTTTATTATAAATTCGACTTAGGTTCAGGCTGAAAAAAGAAAGTGCAGGATTGAGGAATCATAAATAAGAAGCCAGATGTAAAAGCCACTCATAAATAGCATTGACTTATATTTAAAAAAATAGAGGGTAAGATGAGCAATCAAGAAAACAAACTCGTAGTATTTCAAGACAAAAATATTCGCAGAGTATGGTACGAAGAAGAGTGGTTTTATTCTGTTGTAGATATTGTTGAAGTACTTACTGAAAGCCCTACTCCAAGGCAATATTGGGGAAAGGTAAAAGCCCGTGAATTTGTAAAATTTCAGTTGTCCCCAATTTGGGTACAACTGAAATTAGAGGCAAAAGACGGCAAAAAATACAAGACAGATTGTGTTAATACCAAAGGAGCATTCAGGATAATTCAATCCATTCCCTCGAAAAAAGCAGAACCTTTTAAACAATGGTTGGCACAAGTTGGGAAAGAGCGGTTAGACGAAATTGAAAATCCCGAACTGGCACAAGAACGAATGAAAGCCATTTACGAGCAAAAAGGTTATCCGCAAGATTGGATAGATAAGCGCCTCAGAGGAATTGCCATTCGCCAAAACCTAACCGATGAATGGAAAGCAAGAGGTATTACCGAGAAAAGGGATTATGCAATATTGACGGCAGAAATTTCAAAAGCCACTTTTGGAATGACTCCAAGTGAATACAAGGATTTCAAAAAACTGCCAATTAAATCAAAAGTTAATCTACCTGATAATATGGATGATTTAGAGCTGATATTTACGATGTTGGGCGAAAGGGTTACGACAGAAATCTCACAGAATGAAAAACCTGAATCATTTCATGAAAACAAAAACGTAGCAAAGAGAGGCGGAAAAGTTGCTGGCGATGCTCGTGAAAGCACAGAGAAAGAATTGGGACGAAGTGTCATCTCGGAGAAAAACCATTTAGAAATAGGTCAAGGAAGTTTAGAGATAGATGAGTAGAGCTTATCTAATAGCTATGGCTTCACCAGATAGTGTAAGAGGCTCCTCATTTCCGTGGTGTAAATGACCTAATGATCTGACAATTCATTAAGCATTTTTCTATAGGCTGTAAAAATATTAGCTCTACTTACGAATCCTATATATTTCCCATTATCTACAACCGGAAGGTTATAATAGCCTGTATTTTTAAATTTTTGCATTACTGTTTCCATGGCATCTTTGGTGGAAACATGTTCCTTCGACTGCATCTTGAAATCGTCGATAGGACAACCGTATTTTTCCGATTGAAACATGACTTCTCTGACATCATCCATATCAATAAGACCAGAATAGTTGAGATGCTCATCTACAATGGGGAATATGTTTCTTTTCGATTTCGAAATTAATTTGGTCAAATCGCCTAAAGTACTTCCTGGTTTTATGGTTAATAAATCTTTATCAATGACATGATTGACTTGGAGGAGGGTTAGTACGGCATTATCTTTATGATGAGTGATTAAATCGCCTTGTTCGGCCAATTGTTTGGTAAAAATAGAATGGCTATTAAAAGTCCTATTGGTCACATAAGCTATAGAGGTGGTGAGCATTAGGGGAACAATTAAACCATATCCATTGGTCATTTCCACTACAAGGAAAATTGCCGTAAGAGGAGCGTGCAGAACAGCAGCCAATATTGTGGACATTCCAACCAGGGTGAAGTTATCTTCATGTAAATGGGTAGTAGGAGAAAAGGTATTGATAACTCTGCTATAGAGAAACCCCAAGAGTCCTCCAGTTACTGCAGCAGGAGCAAATATACCACCTATTCCACCTGCTTCAATAGTAATACTAGTTGCAATAATCTTTAGAAGAATTAATAGGATGATATAAATTAAGAAAACATAGGGAATATTTCTGAAATCGAATACATAGCTGTGTGTAAGGATGAGTTCAGCTTCTCCATTCATAATATGTCTGATCATTTCATAACCTTCACTATATAAGGCTGGAAAAAGAAAAATGAGGATGCCTAGAGATAGAGCACCTACAAATATTTTTAACCTGAAGCTTTTAAATTTGCTAAATATGTTTGCAACAATAAAGTGCATGTGAGAAAAATAAAGTGATACAAGTCCTCCAAGGATGCCAAAAACAAGGTAGAATGGCAAATCTGAAATATCAAATGGAGAATTGCTGGAGAAATTAAATAATAAGGCTTCGTTGGTTAATAATCTTGCAGTAATGGCACCGGTAGCCGAGGCCACCAAAAGAGGAATGATGGAAGCAATAGTAAGGTCAAGCATTAAAACCTCTAAGGCAAATACTATAGCCGCCACAGGGGTGGTAAAGATAGAGGCCATTGCGCCCGCAGCACCACATCCAATCAGCAAGGTTTTGGTTTTGAAGTTTAGCTTTAAAATTTGACCAATTCCCGAACCAAAAGATGAACCACTACTTATGATGGGAGACTCCAGTCCGATACTTCCTCCAAAACCTGCTGTTAAAGCTCCTCCTATCATAGAAGAAAATGCTTTATGGTATTTCATTTTTCCATCGAGGCGACTGATTACAAATAAGATTCTAGGAATTCCATGTTTGGTTTCGTCTTTGATGACATATTTAAATAAAACCCAAGTCAATAAGATTCCAATTCCTGGCGCAATAAGATATAGAAAGTCAATTTCGTTTTCTATGCTGAAATTGGTAACAAACTGGTCAATTTTATAAACGAAGGTTTTGAGTAAAGAAGCTGAAATACCTGCTAAGATACCTATGAGGATGGCTAAAATTAAAATGAAAACATCAGGGCGCAATTTTTTTTGCAACCAAACAAAAAACTGTTCTAATATTCTGAGGAAAAACACTTTATCTTTTATCCTTTCTTAGTTGTTCTATAGCTTGTAATAGTTGGCCCAATGCTATTTTTATGGTAGAAAGAGGACAAGCAACATTCATGCGCATATATCCATTACCACCAGGTCCAAATATAGTTCCATTATTTAAACCAAGCCCAGCTTTCTTAATAAAAAATGCGGGTAATTCTTTTTCATTTAAACCCAGCTCTTTACAATTAAGCCATAATAAATAGGTAGCTTCTGGTTTTAAGAAAGTGATTTCAGGGATGTTTTTTTCTAAGAAATTAAAAACAAAGTTGGTGTTGCTACTCAAGTACTCGTTTAGCTCTTCCAACCAATCTTCACCAAAATTATAAGCTGCTTCAAGAGCTTCATTGCCAAATACATTTCCCATGCCCAAATGATAAGCTTGCAGAATCTCCTCGTATTTTTTCTTTAGCTTTTCGTTTTGAATCACCAAAAAGGAAGTAGAAAGCCCAGCCATATTGAAAGTCTTACTGGGTGCCATAAATGTCACACATAATTCCTTTGCAGTATTTGAAATAGAGGCTGTTGGAATGTGTTGGCTTCCTTTGAAAACTAAGTCGGAATGTATTTCATCGGTAAGAATCAAAACGTCGTGCTTATGACATAAAGTGACCATTTTTTCTAATTCTTCACTATGCCATACTCGTCCTACAGGGTTGTGTGGACTCGAAATTAAAAGGACTTTAGCTTTAGGATCGCTTAATTTAGTATCTAGGTCTTCAAAATCAATAGTATAATAATTGTCTTTCTCTATCAGTTGGTTATAAACCAATTCTCTACCATTATCTTCTACACTTTGAAAGAATGGGAAGTATACAGGTGGTTGAGTCACTACTTTATCGCCAGGCTGAGTATAGGCCATAATAGCCAAAGTAAATCCTGGAACTACTCCAGGGCTAAATAGAATATCTTTCTTTTCTATGTCCCAAGTGAAACGTTTCTTTAACCAATTGATAATAGATTGAAAATATGATTCAGGCTTAATGCTGTAGCCATAAATAGGATGTTCAGCTCTCTTTTTTATGGCATCTCTGATAAACTCTGGCGTTTCAAAGTCCATATCTGCCACCCACATGGGAATCACATCTTTATCTTGAAAAAAGAATTCTCTGAGGTCGTATTTTACAGAATTTGTTTCGGATCGCTCTATAACTTTATCGAAATCGTACATGTAAAAAGAGTTTTATAAAAAGGGGTAGATGAATCTATTTTTCGTCTTTTAAGCCCACCGTTTTTGCAATTAAATAATTGTTTTTGTCGTTTGATGATCTGGAAATCAATTCTCCTAAAAAACCAGCTAGAAAGAGCTGAACTCCAACGGCCATGGCTAATAAACCGAAGTAAAATAGAGGCCTATCAGTCATTCGATAACCTTCCATAAAGAATTTAGCATAAGCCAAATACATAGCGATTACAAACCCAACGAAAAAAACTAAAGTACCCATAAAACCAAAGAAATGCATAGGCCGCTTCCCAAAACGACCGACAAAGCTAATGCTTAGCAGGTCGAGAAATCCATTTACATATCTTTCAATTCCAAATTTGGTGATTCCAAATTGGCGTGGGTAATGAGTTACTACTTTCTCTCCAATTTTATTAAATCCAGCCCATTTAGCAATGACAGGAATATAACGGTGCATTTCGCCATATACTTCTATGGATTTAATCACATCGGAGTGATAAGCCTTAAGACCACAATTGAAATCGTGGAGTTTTATACCAGTCATCATACCAGTAGCCCCATTGAAAAACTTAGAGGGGATGGTTTTGTTAAGAGGATCGTTTCTTTTCTTTTTCCATCCTGAAACCAGATCAAATTTATCCTTCATGATCATATCATATAATCCTGGGATTTCATCGGGACTATCTTGTAAATCAGCATCCATGGTAATGACCACTTCGCCTTGGCATTCGGTAAACCCTTGGTTTAATGCTGCCGACTTTCCATAGTTTCTTTGGAATCGTATTCCTTTAAGTCGGAAGTTTCCATTAGAAAGCTCCTCAATAACTTTCCAAGAGCCATCGCGGCTTCCATCGTCTACAAAAAGGACCTCATAAGAGAACTTATTTTCATCCATGACTTTCTCTATCCACTCAGCTAACTTGGGAAGAGAATCTACTTCGTTGTAGACGGGTACAATAACTGATATATCCATTCGGCAAATTTAGAAAATATCGGATTGAGTATCTTCTTTTTTCAATGCTGCTGCAATAATTAATGAAGCAATGAGTGTGATAACAATAAAAAAAGCAGTGTTTTTGAAGAAACTCATTATCTGACCCTCTGTTGTAATACCTTTTTTAAATTCATCTATTGCCATGTCAATTGCATCATCTGGTATGTTCATACCTTCCATGAATGCAACAAAATTATCAATTTGTGATGGAAGGTATTCTGGGACTATTAGCAGATTAAAAACAAGCGAAAATACACCTGCAAGAATCAATGTAATAGTTCCTATTAGCATACCTTGACCAAAAGCTTTTCCAAAACTAATAATATCGTCATTAGCTTTTCTTAAATTTTTTATTCCTACGATAATCGAAGAAATAATAATTATACCCATTAAGGCAAAACTTAATAACATAAAACTCCATTGAAATACATTAATATCCAACAAGTAATAGACTAATGTTTGGATTATTAAAAGGACAGCAGCGATGAGACCATACTTGAT includes:
- a CDS encoding carboxypeptidase-like regulatory domain-containing protein produces the protein MNQRYYIIIFLLSLVTTLSQAQDRDKVLFSGVIVENDSLKPVSYANIIIVNKNLGTMSTIEGYFAFYAQEQDTIRFSALGFEPSFYIIPEMVETERYSIIQVLGRDTLELAETIIYPWPANERDFKESFIHDEIEDDEVVQAKKNLQISAIQQPKEVIFHETSAAYNFDEDMKRVSYEMYYNGQSPPLTVLDPIAWYKFVKAWRRGDFKKKK
- the rpmB gene encoding 50S ribosomal protein L28, which codes for MSKICEITGKKVITGNHVSHSHHKTRRKFQVNLHTKKFYVPEEDKFITLKVSAKGMRIIDKKGISVALKDAKDKGFYNA
- a CDS encoding acyloxyacyl hydrolase, producing MKKGILILVSLFILHGLNAQDYQKRLEDKRNKEDYGFYNVIDVKLHHGRFLKNSGTLDDIMDNPYNAYDIRVGFQSDGKRQKWDQLYGFPVYGVGFWSGFFKGGELGNPNALYMFMRAPVLKGGKLKWNWELGVGLSYGFTKYDPYTNPDQQVIGSDHNVYFNAATGLTYEFGKRWDITFDFDVSHMSNGSTRTPNLGINLMGFALGGRYNFNPVKNYTKDIDGEYQPATRPVFERKVISKFQRHSEIILFGSMGGKTTTTQIYDGPTYFVASASVDYAWCYHHVGKIGIGFDGFYESALRDYPEKIENASFGDLSYYGIHIAHYLRMYRLTLVTQLGYNLSSHVSHKGNTYIQVGGSYDLTEKLFFRAALKTRNGAVADFIEWGMGYRIPFAYGKMR
- a CDS encoding Bro-N domain-containing protein encodes the protein MSNQENKLVVFQDKNIRRVWYEEEWFYSVVDIVEVLTESPTPRQYWGKVKAREFVKFQLSPIWVQLKLEAKDGKKYKTDCVNTKGAFRIIQSIPSKKAEPFKQWLAQVGKERLDEIENPELAQERMKAIYEQKGYPQDWIDKRLRGIAIRQNLTDEWKARGITEKRDYAILTAEISKATFGMTPSEYKDFKKLPIKSKVNLPDNMDDLELIFTMLGERVTTEISQNEKPESFHENKNVAKRGGKVAGDARESTEKELGRSVISEKNHLEIGQGSLEIDE
- a CDS encoding chloride channel protein codes for the protein MQKKLRPDVFILILAILIGILAGISASLLKTFVYKIDQFVTNFSIENEIDFLYLIAPGIGILLTWVLFKYVIKDETKHGIPRILFVISRLDGKMKYHKAFSSMIGGALTAGFGGSIGLESPIISSGSSFGSGIGQILKLNFKTKTLLIGCGAAGAMASIFTTPVAAIVFALEVLMLDLTIASIIPLLVASATGAITARLLTNEALLFNFSSNSPFDISDLPFYLVFGILGGLVSLYFSHMHFIVANIFSKFKSFRLKIFVGALSLGILIFLFPALYSEGYEMIRHIMNGEAELILTHSYVFDFRNIPYVFLIYIILLILLKIIATSITIEAGGIGGIFAPAAVTGGLLGFLYSRVINTFSPTTHLHEDNFTLVGMSTILAAVLHAPLTAIFLVVEMTNGYGLIVPLMLTTSIAYVTNRTFNSHSIFTKQLAEQGDLITHHKDNAVLTLLQVNHVIDKDLLTIKPGSTLGDLTKLISKSKRNIFPIVDEHLNYSGLIDMDDVREVMFQSEKYGCPIDDFKMQSKEHVSTKDAMETVMQKFKNTGYYNLPVVDNGKYIGFVSRANIFTAYRKMLNELSDH
- a CDS encoding MalY/PatB family protein; the encoded protein is MYDFDKVIERSETNSVKYDLREFFFQDKDVIPMWVADMDFETPEFIRDAIKKRAEHPIYGYSIKPESYFQSIINWLKKRFTWDIEKKDILFSPGVVPGFTLAIMAYTQPGDKVVTQPPVYFPFFQSVEDNGRELVYNQLIEKDNYYTIDFEDLDTKLSDPKAKVLLISSPHNPVGRVWHSEELEKMVTLCHKHDVLILTDEIHSDLVFKGSQHIPTASISNTAKELCVTFMAPSKTFNMAGLSTSFLVIQNEKLKKKYEEILQAYHLGMGNVFGNEALEAAYNFGEDWLEELNEYLSSNTNFVFNFLEKNIPEITFLKPEATYLLWLNCKELGLNEKELPAFFIKKAGLGLNNGTIFGPGGNGYMRMNVACPLSTIKIALGQLLQAIEQLRKDKR
- a CDS encoding glycosyltransferase family 2 protein — protein: MDISVIVPVYNEVDSLPKLAEWIEKVMDENKFSYEVLFVDDGSRDGSWKVIEELSNGNFRLKGIRFQRNYGKSAALNQGFTECQGEVVITMDADLQDSPDEIPGLYDMIMKDKFDLVSGWKKKRNDPLNKTIPSKFFNGATGMMTGIKLHDFNCGLKAYHSDVIKSIEVYGEMHRYIPVIAKWAGFNKIGEKVVTHYPRQFGITKFGIERYVNGFLDLLSISFVGRFGKRPMHFFGFMGTLVFFVGFVIAMYLAYAKFFMEGYRMTDRPLFYFGLLAMAVGVQLFLAGFLGELISRSSNDKNNYLIAKTVGLKDEK
- a CDS encoding DUF4199 domain-containing protein encodes the protein MEKVSFGSNAIKYGLIAAVLLIIQTLVYYLLDINVFQWSFMLLSFALMGIIIISSIIVGIKNLRKANDDIISFGKAFGQGMLIGTITLILAGVFSLVFNLLIVPEYLPSQIDNFVAFMEGMNIPDDAIDMAIDEFKKGITTEGQIMSFFKNTAFFIVITLIASLIIAAALKKEDTQSDIF